The Planctellipticum variicoloris DNA window GCCCTGACCGGCGTCGGATTGCTCTCTCCCTGAAACTGGACCAGAATTGGCGCCGCATCAGACTCCGCGGCGACACCGAGCGGAAGAAGTCCTGACATCGGGAAAGAGCAGATGGCGATCCTGCACCATTTCAACGGCGGCACCCTGCACGCTCCGCCGCAACCCAGAGCTGCGTGCCACTGCGTTCTGATTGAAGATCCCTGCGGCCTGGCGCTCGTCGAAACCGGGATCGGGCTGCTGGACGTCGCGGCGCCGCTGGAACGGATCGGGCAGCCGCTGATCGATATGGCCGGCTTTCAATTCCAGGAGAGCGAGACCGCAGTCCGGCAGATCGAAAAGCTCGGTTTCCGGGGCGAGGACGTGACTCAGATCGTGCTGACTCACATCGATCCGGACCATGCCGGAGGGCTGGCCGACTTTCCGCAGGCCACGATTCATGTCTCCGACGAGGAATTGGCCCATCTCGGGACCGGACACTGGCGCTATCTGCCGCAGCACTTCACGCATGGTCCGAACTGGAAGGGGTACGGGGCATCGGCCGATCGCTGGTTCGGCCTTGAGTCCCGCAGGTTGTCGCTGGGTTTCGACGCCGAGGTTCTGATGATTCCGCTCTTCGGGCACACGCTCGGACACTGCGGCGTCGCCATCCAGCAGGGGTCGCGATGGGTCCTGCACGTCGGAGATGCATACTACCTGCGGGCCGAACTTGCCACGGACGACCATCCAGTCTCGGCCCTGGCTGCGGAACGGGCCGACGACGACCGGCTCAGGCGATCCAGTCTGGCGCAACTGCGCCGACTTGCCCGGGACCACGGCGCGGAGATTGAGATGTTCGGCTATCACGACTTCTCGGAGTTCCCCGTCGGCGTTCTCTGAATCAGACATCCCGCCGCCCCATCGAGCCGCCGCACATGTCTGTCCTCTTTTCCGACGAATTCCTCTACTCGCGTTCGTCCCAGGTCTTTCATCAGACCGTGGCGCTGGGGTTGATCGTCGCCTTCGTGGCGGCGCTGAAGGTCAATGTCGGGCTCCCGCCGACGATGATTGTCGGCGGCTCCGCGATGGCGGGGTTCCTCTGCTGGCGGATGACGAATCTGCGGCGGCCGATTCAGCCGCAGCGGGTGGCGATTCTGTTTCTGCTGACGACAGCGGCGCTGCACGTCCACATGCTGGAGGAGCACGACTGCCTGTTCGGGCCGTCGATGAGCCGGCTGTTCGAGATCGCCTTTCCGACCAGCCGGTTCACCGCGATCTTCGTGTTCGCGCTGCCGACGCTGTATTACCTGACCGCGATCGGACTGCTGCTGCGATTGCCGCTGGCGGCGTTCATGGCGTGGTTCATTTTCATCGGGCCGGGGATTGCGGAGTTCACGCACTTCCTCTTTCCGCTGATCCGGCCCGCGCTGGAGCCGACCAATCCCGAGGCGATCACCGCGGTCATCAACGGCAAAACGATCGCCGACATGCCGAATCACTACTACTTTCTGACGGGCCGGTACTATTTCCCGGGGCTCTATACGGCGATTCTTCCGATGATTCCCGGCGGGTACAGCGTCTGGTGGCTGTTGCGCGAAGGGCGTCGGCTGAAGAACGAAGCCCCCGCCACACCTTGATTTGCGATGCCCCATGCTGACCCGCATCACGATCCACCACGTCGAAATGACCTCCCCGGACCAGCTTGTTCCGGCCCGGCCGGCGAAGCTGGCGTACCTGCTGATGCAGGCGCAACGCCCCAGCCCGGCGTTCAACCGATTTCTCTACACGGCGGTCGGGGGCGACTGGCGGTGGACGATGCGGCTGGAGTGGACGTGGGAGAAGTGGATGGCCTGGCTCGATCGGCCGGAGCTGGAGACGTGGGTCGCGTACGTGGATGGGACGCCGGCCGGGTATTGCGAGATGGAGCTGCAGCCGAAAGAGACGGTCGAGATCGTATCGTTCGGCCTCCTGCCGCAGTTCATCGGCCAGGGACTGGGCGGGGCGCTGCTGACGGACTGCGTGCGGCGGGCGTGGCAGTTTGGCGGCCGGCGGGTCTGGCTGCATACCTGCTCGCTGGATGCGCCGCATGCGCTGGCGGCATATCGGGCCCGCGGGTTCCGGGAGTTTGAGACGGAAGTGGTGGAGGGCGGGGTGCCGGAAAGGGCGATTGGGCCGTGGGTGGGGGCGCACGGAGACGTGCCGTCGTAGGGCCGGTTTCACCGGCCAGCTTTGATTTGTCACATCGTCAGGATGGCCGGTGGAACCGGCTCTACGGAACTACCGGCCAGAGGAGTCGCTCGCTTTAAGTTCGCTCAGAGCCTTCTCCGCTGCCTTCTGCCACTCACTTTCTTCGCGATTGCGATAGTCTACTCCTGCAATTCGTTCGGCCCCAATGAAATCCCTGCAGGCCCTCACGATAAACGCCAGGCGATAGCGATCGATCTCTGGAAAAAAGGACTCCTCCTGGAGCCACTGAGCGACAACGTCAAACGCGTCTTTAACCGCAGCAGCCTGCCTGTTCGGCTCGACAAATTCTGCGTACTGGTGTTCGCGATCTAAGGAGGAAGCCTCGACGGTTCCTGAGTCGACGCCCGCATGCTGAACTGCAAGTTCAATAATGGTATGCCAGCGATTCCAGCATCCCGGCGAAATCACCACCCCCTCAAGCAGCTTTTGCAGATCGACTTTGACGCCAATTCCGTCGTGAACCTTGGTCACATCCCAACTCGGAATCTGTCCGGGATTCGAAGCAGAGAATCGCGAAATCGTCGCTCGAAACTCCGATTCTCCTTCAAACTGCGGCTGCTTTACGTAGAAAATAGGCATTCTTTTCCAACGTTCGGCGAGGTCCGTCGAATAATCGACGTAACGGACATTGCCAAAATGAACATTCTCAACTGCATCATCAAGGGCTTTCTTAAACGCCCCGACGGTTGAACGAATCGCGACTCCCTGTCCTTGCGGCGTATAGGCCCTCCACATTATCGATGATTCGTGTTCTGCCTTTTGCCAACAGTTAATCAAGACCTGATCGCGATTCCGGTCATGCCCCTCCGCGATCCGCTGACGCACCCTGCGATGCTCATCCTCACTGGACCACTCCGACTCAGCGGGAAGTTTCATGAACGGATACCAGCCTTCCCACTTGTCGTCGAACTTCGCTGGATGCGAAAACCACAAGGTTCGCGTCGTCATCATCGACATGAACTTGTCGAAACTCAGATATCTCCAAATGACGGTTTCATCGGGAGGAATCTCCAAGTCATCGTGGGAGCGGTACGGCATGTGGATAGTCCCAATGAGCCGGGGCAGGCGAGAGATCAAGCACGAACGCACGTCCACATTTTTGCATAACTCGCTGCTATAGTGCAAACATAAGGCTGCGGGCCGGGACTCAGAGATACTGAGCCGGCACAGATAAATGTTGCTCTCACGCCCTTCGCAAAGCCTCAGGGTCGTGCCACCCAGAGTGAAGAGGCCAGGCGCGCCCGGCCCTACTCCTCCAACGCAGGCTTCCGTACCAGACCGTATAGCGTCAGCAGCAGCGCGGCCATGATTGTCACGCCGCAGACCATCAGCGAGCCGGTCACGAGCGGATGGTTGGTGCCATGGGGCGGGGGGAACTTCTCGTTGAGCGTCGGCATCAGCCTGGATGACGTACCCAGAAAGGCCGCGGCGACGCCCGCCGCTCCATTCGACCAGGTTCCGACCTGCAGCAGGGCGAACCAGGCCTTCAAGGCGAGCGGCCCCAATCGCATTTCGCGCACGAGAAACGCAAACGCGACCATCAGCACTCCGTTCGCCGTGAACTCCAGGTGCGCCATTACGATCCCGCGGAACCAGGACACGGCCGAGGGCGGAATGAACCCCACGCTGCAGCCCACCGCGATCTGCAGCACGCCGAGGATCAGCGTCCAGCGGCGGAGCGTGCTTTTTAGCGCATCAAGTTCCGTGCTCATACCAATGATCCTGCAGCGATGTCGAACGTCGCCAAGTCACCGGCCCGAGCGTACCCGGATCAGGGGAAGATGCCAACATCTGCGGCAGCACGGGACGGGCAGAGCGCCGGCGAAGACCACGCCCTTCGCAGACGCAGGGACGTGCCACCCGGATCAGAAGACGACCGGGCGCGCCAGGCCCTACGCAGACGTTGTGCACCGGCCGGCACAGCCGGCCCTACTCTTCACTCGCCACCAGCCACTCATCACTCGCCACTTCTTCAAGACAGCAGCAGTTTCAGATCGTCCGTGGTGAGGCCCTGCATCAGGCTGTTGTTCTGTTCCAGGATGGCGTCGGCGAGTTCGCGTTTCTGCTGCTGCAGGTCGGCGATCTTCTCTTCGACGGTTCCCTTGCAGATGAGCCGGTAGGCGAAGACCGGGCGGGTCTGGCCGACGCGGTGGGCGCGGTCGATCGCCTGGGTTTCCACGGCCGGGTTCCACCAGGGATCGAGGATGAAGACGTAGTCGGCGGCCGTGAGGTTGAGACCCAGGCCGCCCGCCTTCAGGCTGATCAGGAACACGCCGCACTTGTCGTCGGTCTGGAACCGCTCGACCCGTTCCTTGCGGTCGCGAGTCTGGCCGTCGAGGTACTCGTAGGTGATGTTGCGGTGGTCGAGGTGCTTCTTGACGATCGACAGCATGCTGGTGAACTGGGAGAAGACCAGCGCCTTGTGGCCTTCCTCGAGGATTTCTTCGAGCTGCGGGCAGAGGGCGTCGAGCTTGGCGCTCGAATCGTCCGCGGTGGCCCGGTCCAGCAGGGCCGGGTGACAGGCGGCCTGCCGGAGTCGCAGCAGGGCTTCGAGGACGTGCATTTTCACGCGGGCCATCCCCTGTTCGGCGACCATGCCCAGCAGCGAATCGCGGTAGTGGTCCCGCAGTTCGTTGTAGAGCCGCTGCTGCTCCTCGCCCATTTCGCAGTAGATCGTCTGCTCCAGCTTTTCGGGCAGTTCGCTGGCGACGCTCTGCTTGGTCCGGCGGAGAATCAGCGGTTTCAGGCCGCTTGCCAGGACGCGGCGGGTTTCGGTGTCGGTGGGGTCGGCGGCGTGCAGCCGGAAGACCGAGCTGCGTCCCAGCATGCCGGGATTGAGGAAATCGAAGATCGAGCAGAGATCGCCCAGGTGGTTTTCGATGGGCGTACCGCTGAGGGCGATGCGGTGCTGCGCCTGCAGCACGCGAGTGGCTTTCGCGACCTGCGAACCGGCGTTCTTGATCGCCTGGGCCTCGTCGAGGACGACGTAGTCGAACTCGACGTCCTTGAGGATCAGCACGTCCCGGCGGAGCGTGCCGTACGTTGTGAGGATCAGGTGATACTTCTCGAAGTCGGTCCGCAGCTTGGCGCGTTCGAGCCCGGTGTACTCCAGGACTTTCATATCCGGCGTGAACTTTTCGGCTTCCTGCTGCCAGTTGAACAGCAGCGACTTGGGGACGACGACGAGCGTCGGTCGTTTTTTCTCGGCCCGTTTCCGCCGGGCTTCCAGGAAAGCCAGCATCTGAATGGTTTTGCCGAGACCCATGTCGTCTGCCAGACAGCCGCCGAACCGGAAGTCTTCGAGGAACTTCAGCCAGCCGACCCCTTCGCGCTGGTAGGGTCGGAGTTCGCCCCTGAACGACGCCGGTTCCTTGACCTGCTGAATCCCTTCGAAATCCCGCAGACGCTGGCAGGTGTCGGTGAATTGCGCGTCGTAGTCGACCGAGGGTTGAGTCGAAAGCAGGGCGTCCAGCAGGCCGGCCTGGACCATGCTGAAGCGCAGGTGCTCGCCGTCGGCCTGGCCGAGTCCCGCCAGCCCGCCCCAGCGATTGATCCACTCTTCGGGGAGAATCCCCAGCGAACCGTCGTCGAGGAGAATGGTGCCGTCGCCGCGGGCCAATGCGGCCAGCAGTTCGGGGAAGCTGACGCGTTGCCCGTCGAAATCGACGTCGCCGTGGAGTTCGAACCAGTCGAGCCCGGAGCGGACCTGGAACTTCATTTCCTGCGGCTGACGGACCTGTTTGCCGTCGGCGCGGATCTGCCAGCCGAGGCCGACCAGTCTACGGACTGCGTGGCCCAGATCGCGGGCGTTGACTTCCACGTCGTGCTGGCCGCGGCGCTGATCGAGCAGCCGGCGGAAGCCGTTGTCCTGCAATTGCGACCAGAGTTCGGCTTCGCGCTGGCGGTCGCGCAGCAGGCAGCGCGAAGCATGCCGCTGGACGATGGCCCAGCGGGGGCTGGAGCCCCGCACGGTGGCGCCGTCGTAGCTGAAGAGGACTTCGGCCTTGAGGCGGTCGTGCTGCCAGCGCGACTTGCCGGGGGCATGCACCGACAATTGCGGCGCCGGCGTGAACGTGACTTCTTCGAGCGTCAGCTCGGGAGGGAGTTCGAGCCGCGGCAGGGCGGGCATATCGAGCAGCCGGTCGACCAGCTCGTGTTCTTCGCCGCTGGGGACCTGAATGTCATCCGTGCGTCGCAGGAGCGGGGCCCAGGAGAAGGCGTCAAAATCCTCGAACGGGGCGATGAATTTCGGAGTGACGAACAATCCGCCCGGCACGAGCAACTCCGGCTCGCGAATCGAGAGGCGTTCTTCGCCGCGACGCAACAACCCGTGGAGCCGCCAGGTGTCTTTTTCGGGGGACTGTTCGACCTGCAGGCAGAGTTCCCAAAGTCCGCCGTCGTCCCACTGCAGAATGTCGGTGACGCGTTCGTCGCCGGCGAGGCGTACGCGCCCGGTGCTGCACATGGCGGGCAGTAGAAGCTGGCAGAGGTCGTAGGGGACGCGATAGCGGTGCGCGGCGGCGAAGGTTTCGGTCGCATTGCCGGAGGTCCGGTCGGGGGTTCCGCCGACGAGGTGGGCGAGAATCCGGCGGTCTTCGTCGTCGTCGATTTCCTCGAAGCGGCCCGGCTTCAGCTTGAGGGGCTTCAGCTTTCCCCACTCGCCGTTGGCCCGGCGCTGCCGCTGCGAGGTCTGAATGATGATCGTTTCGGCGTCGTCGCTGCCGGCGACGTCGATTTCGTAAAAGATCTGCCGTTCGGCCCCCTGCCCGGCGGCTGCCGACGGATCGTCGTCGTGCATCGCCCGGCGGAGCTCGCTGAGTTTCGTTTCCCACTCGCGCAGCGGCGGCGGGGCGACGGCGACTTTCTTGACGCGTTCGGCGGTCTTGACGGCAAGTCGCGTCTCGCCGACCGGGACGTCGTCTTCTTCGTCCCAGTCATCGAGGGGCAGTTCGAGATTGAACGGATCGTCCTCGACGGCGAAGGGCGGCACGTAACCGGGCTTGGCGGCGCCGGTGAGGTAGTTGCCGGCGTCGGTCGCCAGAACGGTGGCCCAGAGGTGCTTGCAGTGGGGATTGCTCGAAGGGTTCGCCGATGTCCCCATGCAACTGCACGACAGCTTCAGGCTCGTTTCGTCGCGGGAAAGCTGTGTCTGATATTCCACGCCGTCGCGAACCACGGCGAAGAGACTTTCCGGGGTGACGCGAACGACCGAGACCCGCTCCGCCTGAAGGTATGCAGCGCCGCGAAACTTGATGTCGCCGCGAAACTTACTCTCCATCAACTCCGACAACGTCATGAAACCGTCCCTGAACCACTTTCGAGCGCCCGCCTGGCTCCCGTCCGTCGCCTGCGATGAAGGCCACCGCCGCGCCGCACGGGATCGGGCAACATAGAACAAAGCGAGAACGGCGTACAGACCGCCGCTCTCGCGCATCGGACCAGCGTACACGACGCTGACAAGCCGGGCCACTCAGGCTGCTCGGTCAAGGCCAGAATTCCTGCCAAAGCGGGATTTCTGCGACGCAAGACAGCGATCATCGGTCCGTGAAACGTGCTCGCCGCCTGCACGTCCGGTGCTTCGAGGCGTCCCGACGCGGTATTATACTCGACGCCCCCGCTTCACGGCGATGCACGAACGCCGGTTCTCTCGACGGCTCGTTGCGAGCTGCAGTAGAATCGGGGGGAATTGTCTTTCCGGAGCTTGCTGATCGATGGCCCAGTCCCCGCCCCCCGTCCTGTCCGAAGCCGAAGTCCGTCAATGGTTCGCCACACAAGTTCCGCTGGACGATTTTCGCGGCAAGCGGGTACTGCTGATCATTCCGGACGCCACCCGCACGGCGCCGCTGCCGCTGCTGTTCGACGCGCTGTTTCACCGTCTTCGACCGGTGGTGGCGCAGTTCGACGTCCTCGTGGCGCTGGGTACGCATCCGCCGCTGTCGGAGACGCAGATCTGCAAGCTGCTCGGCATCACTGAGGACGAGCGGCAGAAGCTGTTCTTTCAGACCGGACTGTTCAATCACGAATGGGACCGCGAGGATCGGCTGCTGAATCTCGGCACGCTGACGAAGGACGAAACGTCTGAGCTGTCGGGCGGCCTGCTGTCGCTGGAAGTACCGGTCAAAATCAATTCCCGGATCAAGGACTACGACACGCTGCTGGTTCTCGGGCCGGTATTCCCGCACGAAGTGGTGGGATTCTCGGGGGGCAACAAGTACTTCTTCCCGGGGATCGCCGGCGCGGAGATTCTGAACTTCTTCCATTGGCTCGGGGCGCTGATCACCAACCACGAGATCATCGGCGTCAAGGACACGCCCGTCCGCCGGGTGGTCGACCGGGCGGCCTCGCTGATTCCCGTCGAACGCCGGGCGATCACGTTTGCCGTCGCGGCCGACGCCAGCCTGCATGGACTGTGCTATGGCACGCCCGAAGTGGCGTGGAACGGGGCGGCGGATCTGTCGAGCCAGATTCACATCAAGCGGTATCCGAAGCCGTTCAAGCAGGTCCTGTCATGCGCCCCGCCGATGTACGATGAGCTGTGGGTTGCCGGCAAGTGCATGTACAAGCTCGAACCGGTTGTCGCGGACAGCGGCGAGCTGATTATTTACGCCCCGCACATGCACGAGGTTTCAATCGTCCACGGCAGGCTGATCAAGGAAATCGGCTACCACGTCCGGGACTACTTCACGAAACAGTGGGACAAGTTCAAGGATTACCCGTGGGGCGTTCTGGCCCATTCGACCCACGTGCGGGGGGGCGGCACGTTTGAAAACGGCGTCGAGCGTCCGCGGGTCCAGGTCACGCTGGCGTCCGCGATTTCCCCCGAGGAGTGCGCGAAGATCAACCTCGGCTATCGCGACCCCGCCACGATTAACGTGGAATCCTTCGCCGATCGAGAAAATGAGGGAATTCTGCTCGTCCGGAAGGCGGGTGAGTATCTTTATCGGCTGGGGTAACCCGATTTGGACAAAGAGAAGAACGGTGAGCCTCGAAGACTCGACTCACCCTACCCGGACAGGCGGATCTCACGCACGCGTGACAAGCTGCGGCGAACGTCGCACAATGTCGTCTCGCCGACCGGCGGATTGGCAGTTTTCGGCTTTGAGTTCCCGTGATTTCGCGGAGCGTTTTCCAGCATGGCCTTCTCGTCCACCGACGTTACTTCCCGCCTGCAGTTCGGTCTCCAGGTCGCCCGCGAGGCGCAGGAGCTGATTCTCGGTCATTACCAGAGCCCTGACCTGCAGGTCGACAGCAAGCGCGATACCTCCCCGGTCACTGAAGCCGACCGCGGCGCCGAACTGCTGATCCGGGATCGGCTGTCGCATGCGTTTCCGAACGACGCCGTGCTGGGGGAAGAATTCCCCGAGAAATCCGGCACGACCAGCTTCCGCTGGATTCTGGACCCGGTCGACGGAACCAAGTCGTTCGTCCACGGCGTTCCGCTGTTCGGCACGCTGATCGGCATCGAACACATTGACGGCGACAGGAAGTCTTGCGTGGCAGGCATCTGTCGTTTCCCGGCGCTCAACGAAGTCGTTTATGCGGCGAAGGGCGAGGGAGCGTGGTGGCAGATTGGCGACGCCGCTCCGCGCCGGGCGCGAGTTTCGACGGTTTCCACGATGGAAGCCGCGACGTTCTGCACGACGAACATGGCCCGCTGGGAGAAGATCGGCCGGCGGCCGGCCTTTGATACGCTGCTGCGGACGGTCGGCCTCGCCCGAGGGTGGGGAGACTGCTTCGGTCACATCCTGGTCGCGACCGGCCGGGCGGAAGTCATGGTCGACCCGGCGTTGAACCCGTGGGACGCGGCAGCGCTGGTGCCGATTCTGGAAGAAGCCGGCGGGCATTTTATCGACTGGAAGGGCCAGCCGACGATTTACGGCGGCAACGGGATTTCCGTGAACGGGGCGCTCAAAGATGAGATCCTCAAGATTGTGAATCTGTAGCGGATCAGCAGGTCGAGCCCGATGACGATTTTGACCGTGGAAGGCGATGTGCTCGATCAACCGGTCGAGGTCATCGTCAACGCCTGGAATCGCAACGTCATTCCGTGGTGGCTGCTGCTGCCTCAGGGTGTCTCGGGGGCAATCAAACGCCGGGCGGGCCTCGGCCCGTTTCGCGAGCTTGGCCGGAGGGGACCGATTCCACTCGGTGGGGCGGTGCTGACGTCCGCCGGGAAACTGCCCTTTCGCGGCATCATTCATGTGGCGGGGATCAATCTGCTGTGGAGGTCATCACAGCGTTCCGTTCGGCTGTCGACCCAAAGTGCGATGCAGTTGGCGATTGAGCACGGTTTTGCGTCCATTGCGTTCCCGCTGATCGGGGCTGGTTCGGGCGGCGGACGTCCCGAACAAATTGAAGCCTGGATGCAGGAAGAACTCGGACAGATTGCGTTTTCCGGAGAAATTCTAATCGTCCGCTTTCGCCCAAATCGACGCTGAGGGTGCGTCTTACAGTTGAAGAATTGGAGACAGACAGGAATGTCTGTCCCACCCGAAGAGATTACCTCTGAAAAGGTGGTCCAGACATTCCTGTCTGGGCGATTCCCCGCCATTCTTCGACACGCTGTCAACGGATCATCGGCCCGCGAAACTGCAAGGGTTATTTCGGTCGTTCGGGGTGATTCGCGAAACGCGACCAGACGTCCACGTCTCCGCTCTCGACATCCGGCCGCGCGCGCCCGACAATCTCCGCGCGGGTCTGACCAGGGATGGTTCTCGAATTCACACGTTTCACATGATGGGAACCATTCCATGAAAATCGCCGGCGTCCAGATGGATGTGCGGATCGGCGATGTCGCCGGCAATCTGCAACGGATGCGGGAGCACTTCGTCGAGGCCCGTCGGAACGGGGCGACGCTCGTCGTCTTCCCGGAATGCGCGGTCCCCGGCTATTGCTTCGACAGCCGCGAGGAAGCCCTCGAATTCGCCCAGCCGGTCCCGGGGCCCGCGGTGCAGTTCATGACCGGCGTCTGCCGGGAACATGGCGGCCTGGCGGCGTTCGGAATGCTCGAAGCCGACGGATCACGGCTGTTCAATACCGCGGTCCTGGTCGGACCGGACGGTCTCGTCAGCCGCTACCGCAAGGTGCATCTTCCTTTCCTGGGCGTCGACCGCTTCACCGATTACGGCGATGAGCCGTTCTCCGTCACCGAAGCGGACGGCGTGCGGATCGGTCTCAATATCTGCTACGACGCCGGCTTTCCGGAACCGGCCCGCTGCCTGGCGCTGCTGGGAGCGGATCTGATCGTGCTGCCGACGAACTGGCCCCCCGGCGCCGAGTGCGCGGCCGACTACGCGATCAATACGCGATCGCTCGAAAACACGGTCTATTACATCGCGGTCAATCGCGTGGGCGAAGAGCGCGGCTTCAAGTTCATCGGCCAGAGCCGGATCTGCGACCCGCTCGGTCGGACGCTGGCCGCCGCGGCCCACACCGACGAGTGCATCCTCTACGCCGACATCGACCCGGCGAAGGCCCGCCAGAAGCACAGCATCCGGATTCCGGGGACGAACGAGGTGAACCGGATCGCCGATCGACGGCCGGAGATGTACGGGGAGATTGTGCGTCCGCATTCGCTGAAGCGGCCGGGGCGGGGCTGAGAGGGGAAGAGAATTCGAATGTCGAATGACGAATGACGAATGACGAAGGCGGAATGTCGAAAGGCTGAGGCTGGAGCCGACCGCCATTCCGCAACGGCTGACGGTTTCTGAGTTCCGGCAGCGACGCCGCCTGCCAAGACAAAGCTTGACCGACCAGACCCCGGTTCCTGTACTATTGCTCCTGGCAGGTGCAGGAGCAATCGGGAAGGAATGGGCGATGCGATGGCTGAAATTGCTCGTCGTACTGTCGATGGTCGGCGGATGTGGCAAGCCGTCTGTTCCTCCTTCTGCGGTTTCCGCTCAACTGCAACCTGCGTCTCCGCCGGATCAGGAAATCGTGTCGTTCCTCAAGGGGAACATCATGGCCGGCTGGAAAGACTTGCCGGACTCCGCGCCGCTGGAAAACGTTCCGCAGATCGTTGCGACGGAACAGACCGGCGAGAAACTGACCGTGACGATCCGAAACACGGGGAAAACGACTCTGACGTACGCGGGCAGTAGTCCGACTGAGATCCAGCTCTATGACGAACTGTTCGAGGACGGCGTCTGGAAGCAAATGGGTTACCAGTGGTGCGGCACCGGCATGGAAAACTATTCTCTTCGCCCTGGGCAATCGGTTGATCTCCATGTGAAGTTCTGGAGTCGTGACTACCGCGACCGGATGTTGGCGTATTTACGGGAGCAGGGAACGGAGCGAGCGGGGCTGGTCGTGTTAGCGACGGAATCGGAAGAGTAGCGGTCGCCTCCTTGATGCTGTGCAGCGGGGACTGCGCAGGACCGGCTGGAAGCCTGTCCTGCGGGACTCTGCCCGTGTCACCTCCGTGCCCTCAGTGTCCTTCGTGGTTTAATTCGCCTCTGGACTACTCTGCGGCCTTTGCACTTCGCTCTGCGTCTCTGCGCGAGATCTTCCCTCCCCTGCCCCGCTTCGCACTTGTCCGCTACAATGTCCTGACACCGTTCCGCGCGCCTCCCTCGACGCACCGGGTCTGTCGGCATGTCGTTTCTGAATCCTGTGTACCTGCTCGCCCTGGGACTCGTCCTCGTCCCCGTGGTGCTGCATCTGCTGCTCAAGGCCAAGCCGAAGAAGCTCATTTTCCCGGCCCTCCGGCTGATTCAGTCTCGCAAGCAGCAGAATTCCCGCCGGTTCCGTCTCCGACACCTCTGGCTGCTGCTGCTCCGGATGCTGGTCATCGGCGGACTGGTGCTGGCGCTGACCCGGCCGACTTTGCCGGCTGCGAACTATGGGCTCTCGCGGCGGGAATGGCTGACCGCGCTGGCCGTGCTTGCGGTCTCGCT harbors:
- a CDS encoding macro domain-containing protein, producing MTILTVEGDVLDQPVEVIVNAWNRNVIPWWLLLPQGVSGAIKRRAGLGPFRELGRRGPIPLGGAVLTSAGKLPFRGIIHVAGINLLWRSSQRSVRLSTQSAMQLAIEHGFASIAFPLIGAGSGGGRPEQIEAWMQEELGQIAFSGEILIVRFRPNRR
- a CDS encoding carbon-nitrogen hydrolase family protein, whose product is MKIAGVQMDVRIGDVAGNLQRMREHFVEARRNGATLVVFPECAVPGYCFDSREEALEFAQPVPGPAVQFMTGVCREHGGLAAFGMLEADGSRLFNTAVLVGPDGLVSRYRKVHLPFLGVDRFTDYGDEPFSVTEADGVRIGLNICYDAGFPEPARCLALLGADLIVLPTNWPPGAECAADYAINTRSLENTVYYIAVNRVGEERGFKFIGQSRICDPLGRTLAAAAHTDECILYADIDPAKARQKHSIRIPGTNEVNRIADRRPEMYGEIVRPHSLKRPGRG